A window of the Streptomyces griseochromogenes genome harbors these coding sequences:
- a CDS encoding NTP transferase domain-containing protein — translation MTDTPPAADGTTAPYDAVVLAGGAARRLGGADKPGLRVGGRALLDRVLAACAGARTTVVVADVRSTARPVRWAREEPPGAGPVAALEAGLRLTTAEHTVVLSADLPFLRAATLERLLTTLRDTGADGALLTDPGGRDQPLVAAYRTAALRRALAALGAAPDGLTGLPLRRLTGALELTRVPDPLASFDCDTWDDIADARARIREHGHVLDEWISAVKAELGIDLDVDTGVLLDLARDAAHGVARPAAPLTTFLVGYAAAQGGGGPEAVAEAARRAAALALRWEEENAQNGPDAG, via the coding sequence GTGACCGACACCCCGCCCGCAGCCGACGGGACCACCGCGCCGTACGACGCGGTGGTGCTGGCCGGTGGTGCCGCGCGACGGCTCGGCGGGGCCGACAAGCCAGGGCTGCGGGTCGGCGGGCGGGCGCTGCTCGACCGGGTGCTCGCGGCCTGCGCCGGCGCCCGTACGACCGTCGTCGTGGCCGACGTCCGGTCCACCGCCCGCCCGGTGCGCTGGGCGCGCGAGGAGCCGCCCGGCGCCGGACCGGTCGCCGCCCTGGAGGCCGGTCTGCGCCTCACCACGGCCGAGCACACCGTCGTCCTCTCCGCCGACCTGCCGTTCCTCCGCGCGGCCACGCTGGAGCGGTTGTTGACCACCCTGCGGGACACCGGCGCCGACGGCGCGCTGCTCACCGACCCCGGCGGCCGCGACCAGCCGCTCGTCGCCGCCTACCGCACCGCGGCGCTGCGCCGTGCCCTTGCGGCCCTCGGGGCCGCGCCCGACGGCCTCACCGGCCTGCCCCTGCGCCGGCTGACCGGCGCCCTCGAACTCACCCGCGTCCCGGACCCGCTCGCCTCCTTCGACTGCGACACCTGGGACGACATCGCCGACGCCAGGGCACGCATCAGGGAGCATGGGCACGTGTTGGATGAATGGATCTCCGCAGTCAAGGCCGAGCTGGGCATCGACCTGGACGTCGACACCGGCGTCCTGCTCGACCTTGCCCGTGACGCCGCGCACGGCGTGGCCCGGCCCGCCGCACCGCTGACCACCTTCCTGGTCGGCTATGCCGCAGCCCAAGGCGGGGGAGGCCCCGAGGCCGTCGCCGAGGCCGCCCGCAGGGCCGCCGCACTGGCGCTGCGCTGGGAGGAAGAGAACGCGCAGAACGGCCCGGACGCCGGATGA
- a CDS encoding molybdopterin molybdotransferase MoeA, which produces MTAPGTRTGAIDEDSDDLAVEEALALVRQPKDDSETPVSSPAAPGERHRATPWPQARETAARAVRSAGRRAPVSVSLADALGLVLAAPLDALTDLPSFDTSAMDGWAVAGPGPWEVRDEGVLAGHAQPEPLTDGEAVRIATGARIPADTTAVLRTEHGRSDAQGRLHATREVSHGQDIRPRGQECRNGEQLLPVGTLVTPAVLGLAAAAGYDTVTVVPRPRAEVLVLGDELLTEGLPHDGLIRDALGPMLPPWLRAMGAEVTAVRRLGDDAKALHKALTASDADLVLTTGGTAAGPVDHVHPTLERIGAELLVDGVKVRPGHPMLLARINEDQHLVGLPGNPLAAVSGLITLAEPLLRTLAARPAPEPYTLPLTETVQGHPYDTRLVPVVLRGDRAVPLHYNGPAMLRGIAAADALAVVPPGGAPQGKEAELLDLPWAAAGIGVCFT; this is translated from the coding sequence ATGACCGCCCCCGGCACCCGCACCGGAGCGATCGACGAGGACAGCGACGACCTGGCCGTCGAGGAGGCTCTGGCCCTCGTGAGGCAACCCAAGGACGACAGCGAGACGCCGGTGTCCTCCCCCGCAGCCCCGGGCGAGCGGCACAGGGCCACCCCCTGGCCCCAGGCGCGTGAGACCGCCGCCCGCGCCGTCCGCTCGGCCGGCCGCCGTGCTCCTGTCTCCGTCTCCCTCGCCGACGCCCTCGGCCTGGTCCTCGCCGCTCCTCTCGACGCCCTCACCGACCTGCCCTCCTTCGACACCTCCGCGATGGACGGCTGGGCCGTCGCCGGACCGGGCCCCTGGGAGGTGCGGGACGAGGGCGTGCTCGCCGGACATGCGCAGCCCGAGCCGCTGACCGACGGCGAGGCGGTCCGTATCGCGACCGGCGCGCGCATCCCGGCCGACACCACCGCCGTCCTGCGCACCGAACACGGCCGCAGCGACGCCCAGGGCCGCCTCCACGCCACCCGGGAGGTGAGCCACGGCCAGGACATCCGCCCGCGCGGCCAGGAGTGCCGCAACGGCGAGCAGCTGCTGCCCGTCGGCACCCTGGTCACCCCCGCCGTCCTCGGCCTCGCCGCGGCCGCCGGATACGACACCGTCACCGTCGTCCCCCGCCCCCGCGCCGAAGTACTCGTCCTCGGCGACGAACTGCTCACCGAGGGACTCCCGCACGACGGACTGATCCGGGACGCGCTCGGCCCCATGCTGCCGCCCTGGCTGCGCGCGATGGGTGCCGAGGTCACCGCCGTACGCCGACTGGGTGATGACGCCAAGGCCCTGCACAAGGCGCTCACCGCCTCCGACGCCGACCTCGTCCTCACCACCGGCGGCACCGCCGCCGGACCCGTCGACCACGTCCACCCCACCCTGGAACGCATCGGCGCCGAACTCCTCGTCGACGGCGTCAAGGTGCGCCCCGGCCACCCCATGCTGCTCGCCCGCATCAACGAGGACCAGCACCTCGTCGGCCTGCCCGGCAACCCCCTCGCGGCCGTCTCCGGCCTGATCACCCTCGCCGAGCCCCTGCTGCGCACCCTCGCCGCCCGCCCCGCGCCCGAGCCGTACACGCTGCCGCTCACGGAGACGGTGCAGGGACATCCGTACGACACCCGGCTCGTCCCCGTGGTGCTGCGCGGCGACCGTGCCGTACCGCTGCACTACAACGGCCCGGCCATGCTGCGCGGCATCGCCGCCGCCGACGCGCTGGCCGTCGTACCGCCGGGCGGGGCCCCGCAGGGGAAGGAGGCCGAGCTGCTGGACCTGCCCTGGGCGGCGGCCGGAATCGGGGTGTGTTTCACGTGA
- a CDS encoding potassium channel family protein, whose translation MKPPGHDALARRADEDPVTHRVKLPRKVVERPLRQVAKRLLMALAVLVATALIVYVDRDGYRDSSDGPVDLLDAFYYATVTLSTTGYGDITPVSDGARLTNIFVITPLRVLFLIILVGTTLEVLTERTREEWRLNRWRSALRDHTVVIGFGTKGRSAVQAVCANGLKKEQVVVVDPSSKVIDAATADGYAGVMGDATRSEVLKRAEVHKARQIIVAPQRDDTAVLVTLTARQLNRRAKIVAAVREEENAPLLKQSGADAVITSSGAAGRLLGLSVLSPAAGMVMEDLIQQGSGLDLVERPVVRAEAGKSPRETDDLVVSVVRGHRVLGYDDPSVGTLQLTDRLITIVRATPGTRVTPHPRPLPGD comes from the coding sequence GTGAAACCTCCGGGCCATGACGCCCTTGCCCGCCGGGCGGACGAGGATCCGGTGACCCATCGGGTGAAACTCCCGAGGAAAGTGGTGGAGCGGCCCCTCCGCCAGGTCGCCAAACGGCTGCTCATGGCCCTCGCGGTGCTGGTCGCCACCGCCCTGATCGTCTACGTCGACCGCGACGGCTATCGCGACAGCTCCGACGGCCCGGTGGACCTTCTCGACGCCTTCTACTACGCGACCGTCACCCTCTCCACCACCGGGTACGGCGACATCACCCCGGTCAGCGACGGTGCCCGGCTCACCAACATCTTCGTCATCACGCCGCTGAGGGTGCTGTTCCTGATCATCCTGGTCGGTACCACGCTGGAGGTCCTCACCGAACGCACCCGGGAGGAATGGCGCCTGAACCGCTGGAGGTCCGCGTTGCGTGATCACACCGTCGTCATCGGCTTCGGCACGAAGGGCCGGTCGGCCGTCCAGGCCGTCTGCGCGAACGGGCTGAAGAAAGAGCAGGTCGTCGTGGTCGACCCCAGCTCCAAGGTGATCGACGCGGCGACCGCCGACGGCTATGCGGGCGTCATGGGCGACGCCACCCGCAGCGAGGTGCTCAAACGCGCCGAGGTCCACAAGGCACGGCAGATCATCGTCGCCCCGCAGCGCGACGACACCGCCGTCCTCGTCACCCTGACAGCCCGGCAGCTCAACCGGCGGGCGAAGATCGTGGCCGCCGTGCGCGAGGAGGAGAACGCCCCGCTGCTCAAGCAGTCCGGCGCCGACGCCGTCATCACCAGCTCCGGTGCGGCCGGCCGGCTGCTCGGCCTCTCCGTGCTCAGCCCCGCCGCCGGCATGGTCATGGAGGACCTGATCCAGCAGGGCAGCGGCCTGGACCTCGTCGAACGGCCCGTGGTGCGGGCCGAGGCGGGCAAGTCCCCGCGCGAGACGGACGACCTCGTGGTGAGCGTCGTACGGGGCCACCGGGTGCTCGGCTACGACGACCCGTCCGTCGGCACCCTCCAGCTCACGGACCGTCTGATCACGATCGTCCGGGCGACGCCCGGTACCCGGGTCACCCCGCATCCCCGCCCGCTGCCCGGCGACTGA
- a CDS encoding NAD(P)H-quinone oxidoreductase — MHAITIAEPGGPEALVWDEVPDPVPGEGEVLVEVVASAVNRADILQRQGFYNPPPGASPYPGLECSGRIAALGSGVSGWAVGDEVCALLAGGAYAEKAVVPAGQLLPVPDGVDLKQAAALPEVVCTVWSNVFMVAHLRPGETLLVHGGSSGIGTMAIQLAKAVGARVAVTAGTKEKLEYCAELGADVLINYREQDFVAEIERATDGAGADVILDNMGAKYLDRNVQALAVNGRLAIIGMQGGIKGELNIAALLNKRAAISATSLRARPLSEKAAIVAAVREHVWPLFASGQIRPVVDRELPMPQAPEAHRVVEASGHMGKVLLVAP; from the coding sequence ATGCATGCGATCACGATTGCCGAACCTGGTGGGCCCGAGGCGCTGGTGTGGGACGAGGTCCCCGATCCGGTGCCCGGCGAGGGCGAAGTGCTGGTCGAGGTGGTGGCCAGCGCCGTCAACCGTGCCGACATCCTGCAGCGGCAGGGCTTCTACAACCCGCCGCCCGGCGCGTCCCCGTACCCCGGCCTGGAGTGCTCCGGCAGGATCGCCGCACTCGGCTCCGGGGTCTCCGGCTGGGCCGTCGGAGACGAGGTGTGCGCGCTGCTCGCCGGCGGCGCTTACGCCGAGAAGGCCGTCGTTCCGGCCGGGCAGCTGCTGCCCGTGCCCGACGGCGTGGACCTGAAGCAGGCGGCCGCCCTGCCCGAGGTGGTCTGCACGGTCTGGTCCAACGTCTTCATGGTCGCCCATCTGCGGCCCGGCGAGACGCTGCTGGTGCACGGCGGCTCCAGCGGCATCGGCACGATGGCGATCCAGCTGGCCAAGGCCGTCGGGGCCAGGGTCGCGGTGACCGCCGGGACGAAGGAGAAGCTGGAGTACTGCGCCGAGCTGGGCGCGGACGTGCTGATCAACTACCGCGAACAGGACTTCGTCGCGGAGATCGAGCGGGCCACGGACGGCGCGGGCGCCGACGTCATCCTCGACAACATGGGCGCCAAGTACCTGGACCGCAATGTGCAGGCCCTCGCGGTCAACGGGCGGCTCGCGATCATCGGCATGCAGGGCGGCATCAAGGGTGAGCTGAACATCGCCGCCCTGCTGAACAAGCGGGCCGCCATCAGCGCGACCTCGCTGCGGGCCCGGCCGCTGAGCGAGAAGGCGGCCATCGTGGCGGCCGTACGCGAGCATGTGTGGCCGTTGTTCGCGAGCGGGCAGATCCGCCCGGTCGTCGACCGAGAACTGCCGATGCCGCAGGCGCCCGAGGCGCACCGGGTGGTGGAGGCGAGCGGCCACATGGGCAAGGTGCTGCTGGTCGCGCCCTAG
- a CDS encoding bacterial proteasome activator family protein, whose amino-acid sequence MEMPRNERSPENPQILVVGQDGMALSGGNGDEDSRETPVTDQVEQPAKVMRIGSMIKQLLEEVRVAPLDEASRARLKEIHRSSVKELEDGLAPELVDELERLSLPFMDDVTPSDAELRIAQAQLVGWLEGLFHGIQTTLFAQQMAARAQLEQMRRALPPGVGGHEDGDDPRAGGRSGGPYL is encoded by the coding sequence ATGGAGATGCCGAGGAACGAACGGTCGCCGGAGAATCCGCAGATCCTGGTCGTGGGCCAGGACGGCATGGCGCTCAGCGGCGGCAACGGAGACGAGGACTCCCGCGAGACGCCGGTGACGGACCAGGTGGAACAGCCCGCCAAGGTCATGCGCATCGGCAGCATGATCAAGCAGCTCCTGGAGGAGGTGCGTGTCGCTCCTCTGGACGAGGCGAGCCGGGCCCGGCTCAAGGAGATCCACCGCAGTTCGGTGAAGGAGCTGGAGGACGGCCTCGCCCCTGAGCTGGTCGACGAGCTGGAGCGGCTCTCCCTGCCCTTCATGGACGACGTGACCCCCAGCGACGCGGAACTGCGCATCGCGCAGGCCCAGTTGGTGGGGTGGCTGGAGGGCCTGTTCCACGGGATCCAGACGACGCTGTTCGCCCAGCAGATGGCCGCGCGGGCCCAGCTGGAGCAGATGCGCCGCGCGCTCCCGCCGGGTGTGGGGGGCCACGAGGACGGCGACGACCCCCGGGCCGGAGGCCGCTCGGGCGGACCGTATCTGTAA
- a CDS encoding protein kinase domain-containing protein yields the protein MSQDGAHGRYTGQSLAGGRYQLRDLLGEGGMASVHLAYDAVLDRQVAIKTLHTELGREQAFRERFRREAQAVAKLTHTNIVSVFDTGEDDLGGMTTPYIVMEYVEGRPLGSVLDEDIRQYGAMPADKALKITADVLAALEISHEMGLVHRDIKPGNVMMTKRGVVKVMDFGIARAMQSGVTSMTQTGMVVGTPQYLSPEQALGRGVDARSDLYSVGIMLFQLVTGRLPFDADSPLAIAYAHVQEEPVAPSSINRSLPPAVDALVARALKKNPNERFPTSESMRDECLRVAASLQGSAPSIVPGSGPTQSGSGVGSAVFPPVGQSPQSPTGPVQTPYQPTPAPGPYGTPAPTPAPAPAPAYGYPQQGGYQTPPVGYGQQASATPPPYNLTPQTSVQSAGAGGGKSNKPVIIGSIVVSLVAVVGLIVALTLNGGDDNEGGGGGASPSASTRPSGYRGPDTSKTIDKTECSEPQESYEDASKIRLPDFRYKNIDSVKACFQAAGWEYKIKKQDNNTWGDGTVLDQFPSPDTDVDPKNMDKVELTVSTGVPPQ from the coding sequence ATGAGCCAGGACGGCGCACACGGCCGGTACACGGGGCAGTCGCTGGCCGGCGGCCGCTACCAGCTGCGCGACTTGCTCGGCGAAGGCGGCATGGCCTCGGTGCACCTGGCGTACGACGCCGTGCTGGACCGCCAGGTCGCGATCAAGACGCTGCACACCGAGCTGGGCCGGGAGCAGGCCTTCCGCGAGCGCTTTCGCCGCGAGGCCCAGGCCGTGGCCAAGCTCACGCACACCAACATCGTCTCCGTCTTCGACACCGGCGAGGACGACCTCGGCGGCATGACGACGCCGTACATCGTCATGGAGTACGTCGAGGGCCGCCCGCTGGGTTCGGTCCTGGACGAGGACATCCGGCAGTACGGCGCGATGCCCGCCGACAAGGCCCTGAAGATCACCGCGGATGTGCTGGCCGCGCTGGAGATCAGCCACGAGATGGGGCTGGTCCACCGCGACATCAAGCCGGGCAACGTGATGATGACCAAGCGCGGCGTGGTCAAGGTCATGGACTTCGGCATCGCCCGCGCCATGCAGTCCGGGGTCACCTCGATGACCCAGACCGGCATGGTCGTCGGCACCCCGCAGTACCTCTCGCCCGAGCAGGCCCTCGGCCGGGGCGTGGACGCCCGGTCCGATCTGTACTCGGTCGGCATCATGCTGTTCCAGCTGGTCACCGGCCGGCTGCCGTTCGACGCGGACTCCCCGCTGGCGATCGCGTACGCGCATGTACAGGAGGAGCCGGTGGCTCCTTCCTCGATCAACCGCTCGCTGCCCCCGGCGGTGGACGCACTGGTCGCCCGCGCGCTGAAGAAGAACCCGAACGAGCGCTTCCCGACCTCGGAGTCCATGCGCGACGAGTGCCTCCGGGTCGCCGCCTCCCTCCAGGGGTCGGCGCCGAGCATCGTGCCGGGCTCCGGCCCGACGCAGAGCGGCTCGGGCGTCGGCTCCGCGGTGTTCCCGCCGGTCGGCCAGTCGCCCCAGTCGCCCACCGGCCCGGTGCAGACGCCGTACCAGCCGACTCCGGCTCCGGGCCCGTACGGCACCCCGGCGCCCACCCCGGCCCCGGCCCCGGCCCCGGCGTACGGCTATCCGCAGCAGGGCGGCTACCAGACCCCTCCCGTGGGGTACGGACAGCAGGCTTCCGCGACGCCGCCGCCGTACAACCTCACGCCCCAGACCTCGGTCCAGTCCGCGGGCGCGGGCGGCGGCAAGAGCAACAAGCCTGTGATCATCGGCTCGATCGTGGTGTCCCTGGTCGCGGTGGTCGGCCTGATCGTCGCGCTGACGCTCAACGGCGGCGACGACAACGAGGGCGGCGGCGGTGGCGCCAGCCCCTCGGCGTCGACCCGTCCGTCGGGCTACCGGGGCCCGGACACGTCCAAGACGATCGACAAGACCGAGTGCTCGGAGCCGCAGGAGTCCTACGAGGACGCGAGCAAGATCCGGCTGCCCGACTTCCGGTACAAGAACATCGACTCCGTGAAGGCGTGTTTCCAGGCCGCGGGCTGGGAGTACAAGATCAAGAAGCAAGACAACAACACCTGGGGCGACGGGACCGTCCTCGACCAGTTCCCCTCCCCGGACACCGATGTCGACCCGAAGAACATGGACAAGGTCGAGCTGACCGTCTCGACGGGCGTTCCCCCGCAGTGA
- a CDS encoding protein kinase domain-containing protein yields MAQTHSAQGPSDPEATGGGMSDTPEMWGNGGLVGDGRYRLTHRLGRGGMAEVFAAEDVRLGRTVAVKLLRADLAEDPTSKARFTREAQSVAGLNHHAIVAVYDSGEDYVGGQSVPYIVMELVEGRTIRDLLMNAEAPGPEQALIIVSGVLEALAYSHQHGIVHRDIKPANVIITHNGAVKVMDFGIARALHGASTTMTQTGMVMGTPQYLSPEQALGKAVDHRSDLYATGCLLYELLALRPPFTGETPLSVVYQHVQDIPTPPSEFSDGCPPELDGMVMRSLAKEPDDRFQTAEEMRGMVQYSLQMLYDQGGHTGTWNTGPVTAHDGRHTPAGGFTGTTAMQHPGEFGAGTAQIPQPILPAGYGHGDDGGFEGHGNRGSGRGKLWILAVFAVIAIAAGVALALRHQDTGSGAPTTPKPSHSKTHKDDKPSVTPSDDTTDQPTDPGTDTGSDTGTGSAPEPSYSQPSTPSEPTSSDPTDAPTDAPTSEGPTDPATTPSDPTDPADGGTDVGTTVGGTDAGTTDGTTAGDGT; encoded by the coding sequence ATGGCACAGACGCACAGCGCCCAGGGCCCGTCCGACCCCGAGGCGACTGGCGGCGGCATGTCAGACACGCCGGAGATGTGGGGCAACGGAGGGCTCGTCGGCGACGGCCGGTACCGGCTCACACACCGGCTGGGCCGGGGCGGCATGGCCGAGGTGTTCGCGGCCGAGGACGTCCGTCTGGGCCGCACCGTCGCGGTCAAGCTGCTCCGTGCCGACCTGGCCGAGGACCCGACGTCCAAGGCCCGCTTCACGCGCGAGGCCCAGTCGGTGGCCGGGCTCAACCACCACGCGATCGTCGCCGTGTACGACTCCGGCGAGGACTACGTGGGCGGCCAGTCCGTGCCGTACATCGTGATGGAGCTGGTCGAGGGCCGCACCATCCGCGACCTGCTGATGAACGCCGAGGCGCCGGGCCCCGAGCAGGCCCTGATCATCGTCTCCGGGGTGCTGGAGGCCCTCGCCTACTCGCACCAGCACGGCATCGTGCACCGCGACATCAAGCCCGCGAACGTGATCATCACGCACAACGGCGCGGTCAAGGTGATGGACTTCGGCATCGCCCGCGCCCTGCACGGCGCGTCGACGACGATGACGCAGACCGGCATGGTCATGGGCACCCCGCAGTACCTCTCCCCGGAGCAGGCGCTCGGCAAGGCCGTCGACCACCGCTCCGACCTGTACGCGACCGGCTGTCTGCTGTACGAACTGCTCGCGCTCAGGCCCCCGTTCACCGGCGAGACCCCGCTGTCGGTGGTCTACCAGCACGTCCAGGACATCCCGACCCCGCCCTCCGAGTTCTCCGACGGCTGCCCGCCGGAGCTGGACGGCATGGTCATGCGCTCGCTCGCCAAGGAACCCGACGACCGGTTCCAGACGGCCGAGGAGATGCGCGGCATGGTCCAGTACAGCCTGCAGATGCTGTACGACCAGGGCGGCCACACCGGCACCTGGAACACCGGTCCGGTGACGGCGCACGACGGCCGGCACACCCCGGCGGGCGGCTTCACGGGGACGACCGCGATGCAGCACCCGGGCGAGTTCGGCGCCGGCACCGCGCAGATCCCGCAGCCGATCCTGCCCGCCGGATACGGCCACGGGGACGACGGCGGCTTCGAGGGACACGGCAACAGGGGCAGCGGCCGCGGCAAGCTGTGGATCCTCGCCGTCTTCGCGGTGATCGCGATCGCGGCGGGCGTCGCGCTCGCGCTCCGGCACCAGGACACCGGCAGCGGCGCCCCCACCACTCCGAAGCCGAGCCATTCGAAGACCCACAAGGACGACAAGCCCTCCGTGACGCCGTCGGACGACACCACCGACCAGCCCACGGACCCCGGCACGGACACCGGGTCGGACACGGGCACCGGCTCCGCCCCGGAGCCGTCGTACTCGCAGCCGTCCACCCCGTCCGAACCGACCAGTTCCGACCCGACCGACGCGCCGACCGACGCGCCGACCTCCGAGGGACCGACGGATCCCGCGACCACCCCGTCGGACCCGACGGACCCGGCGGACGGCGGCACCGACGTGGGGACCACGGTCGGCGGCACGGACGCGGGCACCACGGACGGCACCACCGCCGGCGACGGAACTTGA
- a CDS encoding phosphotransferase, with translation MPHAPPLGALLRLYAAGSALTCDPVDQGLLNRGYRLSTTRGRYFLKHHFDPDTADPAAIERRHRATQRLADLGVPVAPPLAHREGRTVAVVGGHAYALHPWIDGRHRHGGQLTRGESARLGALLGAVHACLERVMPPKGRTRPATGPHPVKSADPAATFAVIDDLLAQVRRRRPADAFDELARHRLLERRALLEQHAERRPPRGGSVGWVHGDFHPFNLLYKGDAPAAIVDWDRLGVQPRAEEAVRAAAIFFVRPAGALDLPKVRAYARAYRRAAGATPSELAAAVHRVWWERLNDFWMLRWHYERGDTRADCQFPAASALVVWWTREYDAVCDAFVA, from the coding sequence GTGCCCCACGCGCCCCCTCTGGGCGCCTTGCTGCGTCTGTACGCCGCCGGTAGCGCCCTCACCTGCGATCCGGTCGACCAGGGCCTCCTCAACCGCGGCTACCGGCTGAGCACCACGCGCGGCCGCTACTTCCTCAAGCACCACTTCGACCCGGACACCGCCGACCCCGCCGCCATCGAGCGCCGGCACCGGGCCACCCAGCGTCTGGCCGACCTCGGCGTCCCGGTCGCCCCGCCGCTCGCGCACCGCGAGGGCCGTACCGTCGCCGTCGTCGGCGGCCACGCCTACGCCCTGCACCCCTGGATCGACGGCCGCCACCGCCACGGCGGCCAGCTCACCCGGGGGGAGAGCGCGCGCCTCGGGGCGCTCCTGGGCGCCGTGCACGCCTGCCTGGAGCGCGTGATGCCCCCCAAGGGGCGCACCCGCCCGGCCACCGGCCCGCATCCCGTGAAGAGCGCCGATCCGGCCGCCACCTTCGCCGTCATCGACGACCTGCTCGCCCAGGTGCGCCGCCGACGCCCCGCCGACGCCTTCGACGAACTGGCCCGCCACCGGCTCCTGGAGCGCCGTGCCCTGCTGGAGCAGCACGCCGAACGGCGTCCGCCGCGCGGCGGCTCGGTGGGCTGGGTGCACGGCGACTTCCACCCGTTCAACCTGCTCTACAAGGGCGATGCCCCCGCCGCCATCGTCGACTGGGACCGGCTCGGCGTGCAGCCCCGCGCCGAGGAGGCGGTACGCGCCGCCGCGATCTTCTTCGTACGGCCCGCGGGCGCGCTGGACCTGCCCAAGGTGCGGGCGTACGCGCGCGCGTACCGGCGCGCGGCCGGGGCCACGCCCTCGGAGCTGGCCGCGGCGGTGCACCGGGTGTGGTGGGAGCGCCTGAACGACTTCTGGATGCTGCGCTGGCACTACGAGCGCGGCGACACCCGCGCGGACTGCCAGTTCCCGGCCGCCTCGGCGCTCGTGGTGTGGTGGACGCGGGAGTACGACGCGGTGTGCGACGCGTTCGTCGCCTAG
- the pdhA gene encoding pyruvate dehydrogenase (acetyl-transferring) E1 component subunit alpha: MTVDSSAARKPRRSAAGKAGTTGSRTGTTGTKRTTKKSTDPELVQLLTPEGKRVKNAEYDGYVAQITADELRGLYRDMVLTRRFDAEATALQRQGELGLWASLLGQEAAQIGSGRALRDDDYVFPTYREHGVAWCRGVDPTNLLGMFRGVNNGGWDPNSNNFHLYTIVIGSQTLHATGYAMGITKDGADSAVIAYFGDGASSQGDVAESFTFSAVYNAPVVFFCQNNQWAISEPTEKQSRVPLYQRAQGFGFPGVRVDGNDVLACLAVTKWALERARNGEGPTLVEAYTYRMGAHTTSDDPTRYRGDEERLAWEAKDPILRLRRYLEVSNHADEGFFAELESESEALGRRVREAVRAMPDPDHFAIFENVYADGHALVDEERAQFAAYQASFADAEAEGV; this comes from the coding sequence GTGACCGTGGACAGCAGTGCCGCGCGCAAGCCGCGACGCAGCGCCGCAGGCAAGGCCGGCACCACCGGCAGCAGGACCGGGACCACCGGCACCAAGCGCACCACCAAGAAGAGCACCGACCCGGAGCTCGTGCAGCTTCTGACGCCCGAGGGCAAGCGGGTCAAGAACGCCGAGTACGACGGCTACGTCGCCCAGATCACCGCCGACGAACTGCGCGGCCTGTACCGCGACATGGTGCTCACCCGCCGCTTCGACGCCGAGGCCACCGCCCTGCAGCGCCAGGGCGAGCTGGGCCTGTGGGCCTCGCTGCTCGGCCAGGAGGCCGCCCAGATCGGCTCCGGCCGCGCCCTGCGCGACGACGACTACGTCTTCCCGACCTACCGCGAGCACGGCGTCGCCTGGTGCCGCGGGGTCGACCCGACCAACCTGCTCGGGATGTTCCGCGGCGTGAACAACGGCGGCTGGGACCCCAACAGCAACAACTTCCACCTGTACACGATCGTCATCGGCTCGCAGACGCTGCACGCCACCGGCTACGCGATGGGTATCACCAAGGACGGAGCGGACTCGGCCGTCATCGCCTACTTCGGCGACGGCGCCTCCAGCCAGGGCGACGTGGCGGAGTCGTTCACCTTCTCCGCGGTCTACAACGCCCCCGTGGTGTTCTTCTGCCAGAACAACCAGTGGGCCATCTCCGAGCCCACCGAGAAGCAGAGCCGCGTGCCGCTGTACCAGCGCGCCCAGGGCTTCGGCTTCCCGGGCGTGCGCGTGGACGGCAACGACGTGCTCGCCTGCCTCGCGGTCACCAAGTGGGCGCTGGAGCGTGCCCGCAACGGCGAGGGCCCGACCCTGGTCGAGGCCTACACCTACCGCATGGGTGCCCACACCACCTCCGACGACCCGACCCGCTACCGCGGTGACGAGGAGCGGCTGGCCTGGGAGGCCAAGGACCCGATCCTGCGCCTTCGCCGGTACCTGGAGGTCTCAAACCACGCGGACGAGGGATTCTTCGCGGAACTCGAGAGCGAGTCCGAGGCGTTGGGCAGGCGAGTGCGCGAAGCGGTCCGTGCCATGCCGGACCCGGACCACTTCGCCATCTTCGAGAACGTGTACGCGGACGGGCACGCGCTCGTCGACGAGGAGCGAGCCCAGTTCGCCGCCTACCAGGCGTCGTTCGCGGACGCAGAGGCAGAGGGGGTCTGA